The DNA window tagattttgttttctttaactgtgttttttttttctcatgatTTTGTGCTCATATATATCTACATTTATATATAGGTATGCTTTTATAAGTACTACTATCAAACAAGAAACAATTTCATAAAACTATGTATCTAGGCCACTCTTCATTATTTCCTTCGTAGAGTTTATGTTACTTTTCACCTTTCACTACAACAAGGTGGGATTTACCGACGGAATTCGTCGACGTATATTTGACAATCTATCTGTTGATAAATACCGACGGCATCATCACATATTTACGACCCAAATTTTAGTGTCCGATATCGGCGTTGGTAATCTGTCGGTAACACTGTTTACTGTTCCGTTGGTAAAAGCCGTCTTTTGTGTAGTGAGGTTAGTGTTTCCCACTTTCTGAAACATAACAACTTGAAGAGATTGATTAGGTAAAAGCACAGCCAGCACAGAGGAGAAAGCAGCCATGCCAAGCATTGCAGAGAGATGGAAGGTTCTAAGCGGCCAAAAGAAATGGGAGGGTCTGCTAGACCCTCTAGACCTCGATCTCCGTCGCTACATAATCCACTACGGCGAGATGGCTCAGGCAACGTACGACACGTTCAACTCCCAGCAGGCCTCGAAGTACGCAGGGAGCAGCCGATACGCAAAGGACACCCTCTTTTCCAGGGTCGGGCTGGACAAGGCGAATCCGTTCAAATACCGTGTCACCAAGTATTTCTACGCGACCTCGGCCACTACGCTGCCCGGTGCCTTCATCGTAAAGTCGTGGTCCAGAGAGGCGTGGAGCAAGGAGTCCAACTGGATCGGGTTTGCAGCCGTGGCCACGGATGAAGGGAAGGCCACGTTAGGCCGGAGGGACATTGTGATCGCGTGGAGGGGCACTGTCATGACTCTCGAATGGACTAATAATGACTTCGAGTTCGAGCTGGTTTCTGCACCGGATATTTTCGGAGCGAAGAGTGATGTTAAGGTGCATCTTGGTTGGCATTCACTCTACACCTCTGATGATCCAAGATCACCTTTCAATAAAGCCAGTGCTCGAAGCCAGGTATACATGAACGATGAATGTTTCTGGTTTTGTACACGAACTTTTAAACTCGCCTCACCAAACACGAATTTGTCTGTGATTTTAGGTTCTAACTGAGGTGAGGAGACTCGTAGAGCAATACAAGAATGAGGAGATCAGCTTAACGATAACCGGACACAGTTTAGGTGCTGCGGTTGGTACCTTGAGTGCAGTCGACATTGTGGCGAATGGATACAACAAGCCTAAGGGCATGCCCAACAAGGCGTGCCCTGTTACTGTGTTCGCCTTTGCCAGCCCTCTCGTAGGAGAAGACAAGTTCAAGAAATATTTCTCGACCTTGCAGAATCTTTACGTCCTGCGCGTGAGGAACGCAACAGATCTCGTCCCGTC is part of the Salvia splendens isolate huo1 chromosome 6, SspV2, whole genome shotgun sequence genome and encodes:
- the LOC121808054 gene encoding phospholipase A1-IIgamma-like; amino-acid sequence: MPSIAERWKVLSGQKKWEGLLDPLDLDLRRYIIHYGEMAQATYDTFNSQQASKYAGSSRYAKDTLFSRVGLDKANPFKYRVTKYFYATSATTLPGAFIVKSWSREAWSKESNWIGFAAVATDEGKATLGRRDIVIAWRGTVMTLEWTNNDFEFELVSAPDIFGAKSDVKVHLGWHSLYTSDDPRSPFNKASARSQVLTEVRRLVEQYKNEEISLTITGHSLGAAVGTLSAVDIVANGYNKPKGMPNKACPVTVFAFASPLVGEDKFKKYFSTLQNLYVLRVRNATDLVPSYPMIGYSEVGEELRIDTSKSNYLKRPGSVNTIHALESYLHGVAGTHGSKGPFKLEVKRDISLVNKHLDCLKDDYCVPVAWWCDKYKGMVQLEDGAWELRDHEKDDF